A stretch of DNA from Ranitomeya variabilis isolate aRanVar5 chromosome 1, aRanVar5.hap1, whole genome shotgun sequence:
ggtcatgacccgcggtcatgtgacacgggcgccgatgggaggTGGCAATGACGCGCTTTCTGCGTGTgcatgttaaatgtcactgtcagcgttttacagcggcatttaacatgttaacagctgcgagtggatcgcgattccacccgcggctgttccgggaacatgtcagctgatcagatcagctgtcatgtacaggaaaaggtgcgggctcattgcCGGATCCCGCACTAAACAGGGGGAGGTGTCCAATGACTGACTGTGTCCGTCATtgaacgttaaggggttaaaatgcacagATGCAAATGTGCATTTCTGTGCTTTTTTCCTCTTTACCTTTATTTGCATTGTTTATTTGTGTCCATGATGTCAGTATGGGCGATGCCCATCATAGATGTTATATCTTTTAGTAATTGCAGATGTTACATATTGGACTTTAGATGCTATAAATTGATAAGATTAATTCAGGATGTTGGCGTGCACCAGACAAAGCCAATCAGGCGAAACTTGAGTTGGGTTAGTGTGCAATACACACAGCTTGTATTAAGTGCTGGACAGTACTTTTCACTGTTTTTATTGATTGGAATTTAATGACATGAGCTGGACAAAGCCGATCCGGTGAAACCTGAGTTGGGCAAGTGTAGAATACACAGTTTGTATATTGTTACTGACCTGGCTTGTGTACTCCTTTTGTCAGACCTCTCCTCCACTCCTGATCCCAGCTTTGTATTCTGAACCTGTGCTGCATGCCCCGACACCGGATCTACTGACCATGTCTCTACCCTAATAgctcaagcctatcctcaccatcagaagctctaatgaagaccaggtagccactaagccatgcccctccagggtaagcccggccaGTGACACATTCCACACTCAATGTCGTCACAATAGTTGTTGGACCACGATTGGCCAAAGCATTGCTCGGATGACAAtcttctaatgtgtatgaggggcttAACTTGAAGATTTCTTTTGCTGGAGGTCCCAACAGCAGAACATTTTGTGATTAGCGTATTGTCAGGGATCCCTTCTATTAAGTAATGATTGCCTCCTTTAAAAGAGCTTTAAAACTTGGAATCCTTCCTCTCTTCAACTAGATGATCAAAGGCCACTTCCACAATTGGAGAAAATGAGGAAGACGTCTCGCTGAACACAAGTGTCCACAGACTTCTTACAATTTATTGTGGCATTACCAATATTGATTCATGTCCTTCTTCAGAAGCACAGATCATCACAATAGCATGGATCATAAAATATACTGATTTCTACCTTTACCGCCCCTCTTACCTTTCTGTACCTAATGATAGATACAGCTGGCTGATTGTTTCAAGCACTTGACCCTCCAAAACTTTGTCAGATAGTTTCTTTGCTAAGGACAGCTGGTATTCATTATAAATAATACACTGAGCCTCATTTACTGCAAGTGTCTTGTAAAAATGACAGAGGAGCTGGACGGCATGGAGCTGGCCTGTCCAAAAAAAGGGTAAAGAATGCTTTTATTTCATTTGCATCTAAAAAAGTCTACATCAGTGTAAAATAGTTGCATTGTTCTTTAGTATTCAAAGGGAAGAGTCTTCATAAGATTTAGCCATTTAAAGGATTTTCCCACTAACTAATGTGCAGCTGCTGATACCCCCTCTGATCACTAGAATTGGGACCCTCAAGCCTCTTTCCCTCCACCTTCACCCCTTGTAATAATAGCAAAAATTTGTTGCGAGCCTATTATAATACCTATGGGTATTCTaatcaaataaatataaatatagaagTAATCATACCACCCATAGTATCAAATAAGGACTAAATCCGGACCAACTGCAATATATAAACTATAAAAAGAGGGAAAGAGCACAAAAGACATAGTCCTGAAGTCCAAAAAAGTATAGTCAatttacaaaaatctttattagtaATCAGGAACAGGTAAAAGGGGGCTAAATGTACACACAAAACCAGCATCCATGCAAAGAGTCGGTGGAGCCATACTGAAGATAAATGAGTAATGCAACATAATAGAGTTCTATTGAATAAAGCATATAATACAGCAAATAGTTAATATGACAAGAGTCCCAGGATGCAAACAATGTTACAAAATGTTATAAAAGTTCACACAGATAACTTACAGAGTGTGCTCCCTGAGGAAGGAGTTttttctccgaaacgcgcgtcggggtgggctggtGGACCACGTGGGTCCCATTATCGCACTCTGTAAGCTATCTGTGTGAACTTTTATAATACTTTGCAACATTGTAAGGGGTATAACCCTTGTAATGAGCAGAAGCTTTAATGGAACAGGCATGGTACCAACTCATTCAATTTCTATGGGATCATTCAATTCAAAGCTGTCCTCACTTCGAGGGAGTGCAACGAAGAAGAATAAAAGATTCGGAACCCCATTTCCAGTGGGTGATCACAACAGTGGATCCCTTTGTAATTAGAAATATATCACTTAACGTTATAGTTAAATGCACACTTAATATACTCTACCTTCCAAATGATCCGATTCCATTGCAACAAGGAGTGCCCATTCATAATAACATCTTCCGTTTTCTTTATCTCCTCCAGTGATGTAGTGGCTTCCAAGCATTATTAAGACATATATAAAATTGGCACCATTTTCAAAAATTGAAAGCCCAGAATAAAGGGTCATTGATTTTTGCAAAAACATTTCTGCCAAAATCCGAGCTTTTAAGTGCAAAAATAAGATCCCGAAGTTAGCCAGCACGGCTGCCTGGTTCTGCAAATTATCCAGCTCTCTTGAGATCTGTAGAGCCGTGCTGTAGTGTCTAGCTGCTTCTTCAATTTTATCTCCTCTTCTTAGAGCAATACCAAGAAGGTTATGGGCAATCCCAAACTGGTGTTGAGTACAGGAAGATAAGGACACCACTCTGCTCAATAAATCAAGAGCTACGTCATTCTCTCTGTCAAGCAAGTAGAGCCAAGCAAGTGACACCAATATATCCGCCCTGTACGTTGCATCCATGGGGAAAGCTTCCATTGCCTTCATGATATAGGAACGAGCTTCTTTGTACAATTTTTGCCTTGAGCACATGTCCGATAAGCTCAGATAGATGAAACAGCACAGCTTCCGGTCTTGGTCAGTGACCACTGATTTAAGGGCTTGTCTTAAGTGATATGCAACTTGAGATGGAAATATCTGCCCTTTCCTTCTCACTCCGTGAGGACTAGAAGTATTTTCTGTGATTACACTAATCCTTTTTAAAGAGTCCATGATGCTACAAGAAGTCGGAGAAGCTACTTTAACGCAGCTTAAGGTCAAGTTTGGCAAACACTTTTTAGTATAGATATCGGCCAACTGGAAGTAGTATCCTGACGAAGACCTCTTAGTGTAGTCCATTGAGTTGTCCAAGGTTTGTAGCCTCTCAATAAATGGCAAAGCTTCATTGTGTTGCCTCAAGTCAATGAAAGTCTTGACCAGAAGCTGACACACTTTGATCTCAGTCTTCTGGTCTTGGCTCAGTATTGCCTTCTTCATGGCATACTTCAGAAACGAGGACTCCATGTCAGTGATGCTTATGTAGTTTTGTAATCCTAGGAGTAACGCTGAAGACTTGTCGATCATTTGACAACATTTTTCCTTCGATTTTTGCTTTAAGTAAATGGCGTTGAGGTTCATGTAGACAGTGGTAAACAGAAAGATATCAGAGAAATCCCCATTAATAACTCCCATGGCTTCTTCCAAGTAAACCCGAGCTTGGGAAAACTTGTTCTTCTTGGTACAGAGCCTGCCAAGAAGAAAGCAAATTCTTGCCTGAGCCCATTTCATACAAGACTTCTTAGCTGCTCCTCGTGCTATACTAAGGTACCGAACCAACTCTTCTTCTTCACTGTATCCATGAAATGAAGTTTGTAGGAAAGTGTATGCGACATCATAAAGTTTTTGGAAACTTGGTTGATACTGTTCACTgttcaaaaataagagcaaaggttGTAAGGAGTCATGATTCTCCTCTTCTGCATGAATGTAGAAGATGGGTTCCTCATATTCATCAAGCGGGGTCTGGCTAGGGGAAGGAATGGAGCTCGTATCTTGAAAGTCACTGGAGGTATCCAAACAAGGTGGGCAAGTGACAGAACTGCTCATGAATGTCTCCAACTTTTCTTTTAAGTTGCTGGTGTCACAACTTGTTATTCCATGTAAATTTTCTTAAAGAAACAAAATCAAAATTAGTATTGCAAATACGGTATGTAAATTATGTCACCAGTAACTACTCACTTTCTTTATAGTATCTGAAAAGGTTTAcagtttttttctttaaattttgtTAAAGTTTTGCTTTATAATACACATTTTGGAGACCGTAAGATAAATCATAGTTCTAGTCCTTTTCAGCATTTCAACCTTCCCCAACTGCCAGGAACAAAAATGAAAAGATAAGTGTTTAAACAAGATGGAACTATATTTCTTTCTTTAGATGTGCTATCTAACAGTATGCACCAAGCTctgtagctccctctagtggtgactgtagtcaCTGAGAATCAGCCAAGCATTCAAGTAACAACTTAAGATGATATCAAGCTCATCTTTTTTTCTGGACAACTTTGGTAAAATTGTGTAAGCATGTCTCCTTTCTGACAGACAACAATCTTCAACACCTTGCTTAAGCCCCTGAATGTACCTCTGAATATTGGGGCTATGTGTTACGGTAAGAAAAAGTTATAGGAGATTCCAGAGGGCTTCTCGAAGAAACCAGAAGATTTATCAACTCTTTTAGGAGTCCGGTAGAGACTCCCAGAATTTACAGGAGTGTCAGTAAGTATGGCCTTAAAGGGGCTATCTATGCAAAATGAAAATTTTCTTGATGGCTTGCTATGTTAAAAAATAGCAAACAAAGTGATATCCACCTTCTGTGACTTGTCTGGATGCAGCGCTGGCAGCTCCTTGGCCCGTCTTTAGCCAGAAGTTAGTTGTCACCATTTAAGCAACAGTAGGACCTTATCGGCCTATGATTGGTCGCAAGTCAGGTGACTTTTACATCACATGATCGGTGATGTCTCTCTTCCAGAGTGGCCTGTGCTGGATCCAGGTGAATGTTATTTTTTAACATATATGAAGCCACAAGGAAAATATAATTTTTGCCCAGGGAACCCCATTAACTGTTATCATCAGTCATATGAGGCAGCCGAGCTTTCGGGCCTGCTCTGTGTGACAATCAACCTTACATCTCTATCGCTCCACCTTTGAATAAAATATTATCAGGTTCTGTGGATGTACAAATCGACTAAACATGACCACCAGGATAATATTACTTATTTCAATTATTAATTTTTATAAACTTACCTTTATTTTGGCAAATTTCTGATTCTTCAAACTGGTCTGTTATAAAAGATAATCGAAAGAagacaggtgttttttttttatttcatcgtATACCGTAATTTTCATAACTTCCTATACAATATGCATATATTAACTTTTAGTATTTCTTTCCCTCTCCTCATATACATGACAACTGTCCCAAATTTTCTAGGATTTTCCTGATTTTTGCAGAAAATTTGCAGTGTAATGGGCTGAAAAATTAAACCCTTCCCACATATGGGAGTTTTTCGACCGGACTGGAGCAATCAAAGTTGGGACCTGAGGGCAGGACTAAAACTTCCTAAAACTTTCAACAACGATGTTGGTAAGCATGTGAAACCAATTCGGCAGTCACGATACAGTTGGATCTTTccttaaaaatattagatgtatgaAATCACATTCGGGTAACAGTCACTTTAACCGCTTCTCAATGTACCATAGGATACTAGCATTTTCTCTATAAGCTACAATATTGCAGTATTTAGAACAGGGGATCAAAAATTTCAGGTTCAAGGTCCCAAAGAGgactaaaaaaagtgaaaaaaaccccCAGTATTCAAATACCCCCCATTAcctgtttttaaaaatatagaaataataatttaaaaaaatagtatTACTGAatttgtaaaagtccaatctatcagaaTATAAAGTTTATGAACctgtgcggaaaaaaaagcaaaatgccagAATTTACGTTATTTATTGTCATCatcccttttccacaaaagatgCAATGGAAAAAAACAATACAGTGTTATTATATAAATCCCAACACATGGTGCTTAAAATGTCAACTAGCCACACAAAAAACCAGGCCCTCACAGAGCTCCATTGATGGaaaaaaatgttacgggtctcaaaaaaatggcgacacaagcaacgtattttttaaccacttcaaaaaatatatatacaagttTAATCATACTGACCCATAGACTCATTTTTGGGAGGTCATTTTTACTACACCCCAGATGAAGCAGGTGCGAAACATGGGTCTATCCTGCGTGGGTTCAGATATTATGAATATTTAGTCTTTGATCTTCAGGTATCTCTCTGCTCAATTGTGGATTATTATGCAccaagattttttgactttttttctcattgaaTAGTAGTCATGATCTGTTGCTGGTCACCCAATTGTGTGTTTTCTTCGTCTAATGTACTTGTTGAATTTTTTTGAGATTTTAACCTGAATTAGAACAAAATATGTTTATCTATTTCGGATAAATACCTGTCCTGCATTTCTATTATCTGGGTTTAGTTACACAATCAGCGCTGTATGTTTTTTCATCATTTCACCACACTGGTAGTTTTGGATTCCACCATTCATTCTACCATAGAATGTAttgaaaaatagagaaaaaaaattcaaactgcaaaaaacaagcccttacatgaaaaacaaaaacacaaatggctcttggaaaaagatgAGGAAAGAAAATGAGCCTGAGTCGATCTTTAGAAGAGTAAATAATAATTATACGCCACGTGGCAGCTACAGACGGACAATACACAGCTCCCTATTGCAGGGCATCATGCTTGTAtagtctacagggtgggccatttaaatggatacgcctaaataaaatgagaatggttggtgatttcaacttcctgtttgtggcacattagtatatgggaggaggagcatttttcaagatgggtggtgaccatggcagtcattttgaagttggccattttggatccaactttatttttttcaatggaacgagggtcatgtgacatcaaatttattgagaatttcacaagaaaaacaatggtgtgcttggttttaacataactgtattctttcatgagttatttacaaatttatgaccacttatataatgtgttcaaagtgctgcccatagtgttggattgtcaatgcaaccctcttctcccactcttgacacacggaTAGCAACACCGCATCTCGTATCATaaagcaattgtctatgctgtgaagatacgagatgtgcagcatctgaaacaacggatactggaagcctgtgctagcatttcttctgaggtgctgctatcagtgtgtcaagagtgggagaagagggttgcattgacaatccaaaacaatcggcagcactttgaacacattttataagtggtcataaacttttaaataactcatgaaagaataaagttacgttaaaatcaagtacaccattgtttttcttgtgaaattctcaataagtttgctgTGCCACATGAccatcttcccattgaaaaaataaagttggatcaaaaatggccaacttcaaaatggccgccatggtcaccacccatgttgaaagttttcccctcccatataccaatgtgccacaaacaggaagttgatatcaccaaccattcccattttatttaggtgtatccatataaatggcccaccctgtataaagaAAGCAATGTTCTTAGAATCTGCCGCACTCTGCCAAATTACCGCATCTCCAAGGCTTACCGAGCTTGTACAAGTGGTAGACATCAGAATGGGATAATCTTTGCAATAAGGTCTTTGCTGCCTCAAAGTCAAAGTCTTCTTCTGCACTGTTTTTGCTCAGTCCACTGTCATTTATGGGGAAGTATGTGCTGTTCTGTCTGGATAATAAGACAGCATTAGGTTCACCATATTCACAAATCAGATGTACAGTATCCAATGGACTATTCTTATAGAGCCCTATTATTTCTAAAGAATAAGAACAAATGACTGTGTATCTGATATTATAAAACAAATGCCCCCATCTCCCTCCTAATGAGCGAATCACCACAACACGTAGACATAGCAGTGGCTCTTAGCACCCCCTCTTCCTCATGGACACCCTGATGATCGTTTGCTCTCAGCTTCCCATCTTTTGTAGTAGGGAAGGACAGCATGACCCTGGGATGCAGTACAGTTTCCAAATGTTGGTGCAGTAAGACCCAAGTTATAAAAAAACAGTTTAGCAATTTTCTTACCCATTTTCTGACATATAAGGTTTCATATTGCAGGTTCTTACAAATCCAACACttccagtggtaacatttcttcccaCAAACCACTCCATGCATTCAATATACGTAGTGATGATTTCCACCATGTCTCCACTCTGATACTCGATCTCATCAGGGGCATCACTTTCATGATTAACTATGGCTTCTACCCAACCTGTGTATACTAACCCAGGACATGAAAAAAATCACTTTAAATGATTCAATAATAAATTAATGACATGGACATAAAAAAATGTGCTGCCCCTAAGACTGTTTTTCTTTTAAACCAATCCTAATGAACAAAGTGATGGAGAAAATTGGTATTTGACaattattaaaaggaacctgtcaccagtttttttttaaatttatgaacCAATATCACCACCTTCCTCAACAACTGACTGCTgtgaactctgttgtgaatttggattctgggctcccccggtggctactggtggaattgaacttgtgacatcatcttccctgttcacctgttctgattagatctgggtgtcgctatataacctggcttctctgttagatgcttgccggtcaacaatgttatcagaagcctctctgtgcttgttcctgctcctagacatctactagataagttggacattcgtccatgttttgtttttgtattttggttccagttcacagctgcagtttcgttactgtgtctggaaagctcttgttgatcaggaattgccactctggtattatgagttaatgccagagtcctaaagtaatttctggatgtgttttgttagggttttctactgaccatgaaagtatgctttctgtcttctgctatctagaaagcggacctcaaatttgctaaaactattttcctgctgcgtttgttgtttcatctcatatcaccgccaatatatgtggggggcctctgtctcctttttgggcatttctctagaggtgagtcaggtcttatatttccctctgctagcattatttagttctccggccggcgctgggcatatagggataaaaagtaggacatgctacctggctacttctagatgatgcggtaggtttagttcatggtcagtatagttacatcttccaagagcttgttcctatagaggcttatgctagttctctggccatggagatcatgacagtttgaccggcccactaaagggttaaaatccttggctgagaaaggagagaaataagaagtctgctgagagtttttttttttttttttttttctgtgctcttaattggatcacttgccagtctgtctatgctgcagtctttcttttttttctctctccttataatctttgaatggctttgtgttcacctgttaataatggatcttcagagtgtaactgcaggtttgaataatctcaccacgaaagtacaaaatttgcaagattttattattcatgctccggtatctgagccgagaattcctttgccggaattcttctcagggaatagatctagctttcagaattttagaaataattgtaagctatttttgtccctgaaatctcgttctgctggagaccctgcacagcaggttgggattgtgatttccttgctccgcggcgatcctcaagactgggcttttgcattggcaccaggggatcctgcgttgcgcaatgtggatgcgttttttttggccttgggcttgctgtatgaggaacctcatttggaacttcaggcagaaaaaactttgatgtccctatcgcaggggcaagatgaagctgaaatttactgccaaagattccgtaaatggtctgtgcttactcagtggaatgagtgtgccttggcggctactttcagagagggtctctctgatgccattaaggatgttatggtggggttccctgtgcctgcgggtctgaatgagtccatgacaatggccattcagatcgataggcgtctgcgggagcgcaaaccagtgc
This window harbors:
- the SH3TC1 gene encoding SH3 domain and tetratricopeptide repeat-containing protein 1 isoform X4, translated to MMDPDDVHTVPTYSKVHRLHPIAEDELEDKEAVVAPANQSPPEDKNQENLEEHTNGGSQESGLRAAVPSSRSIVASMKKVISSLGPNAASSVPDFIHINDCFIERSEKIPDQTESFMSDLNIHLVMVRGGVPDSQLQAELRNRLRLLENDSKDVAAVFCELSARLLSIESDKDLITVTFRTFEEIWKFSTYYSLGFLDHCMENIFLDQSFWLTSPEEEDVGIQVLLNEGSLSLIYKSLLMEEGMYFVLCSDNSIQQAVVVDGTVQIIQTSVAADGPSTAWTETDPLSPRTVTEPLCPFHQWFLKTNVNSDLMDKADSGSGNQTVYTGWVEAIVNHESDAPDEIEYQSGDMVEIITTYIECMEWFVGRNVTTGSVGFVRTCNMKPYMSENGQNSTYFPINDSGLSKNSAEEDFDFEAAKTLLQRLSHSDVYHLYKLDQFEESEICQNKENLHGITSCDTSNLKEKLETFMSSSVTCPPCLDTSSDFQDTSSIPSPSQTPLDEYEEPIFYIHAEEENHDSLQPLLLFLNSEQYQPSFQKLYDVAYTFLQTSFHGYSEEEELVRYLSIARGAAKKSCMKWAQARICFLLGRLCTKKNKFSQARVYLEEAMGVINGDFSDIFLFTTVYMNLNAIYLKQKSKEKCCQMIDKSSALLLGLQNYISITDMESSFLKYAMKKAILSQDQKTEIKVCQLLVKTFIDLRQHNEALPFIERLQTLDNSMDYTKRSSSGYYFQLADIYTKKCLPNLTLSCVKVASPTSCSIMDSLKRISVITENTSSPHGVRRKGQIFPSQVAYHLRQALKSVVTDQDRKLCCFIYLSLSDMCSRQKLYKEARSYIMKAMEAFPMDATYRADILVSLAWLYLLDRENDVALDLLSRVVSLSSCTQHQFGIAHNLLGIALRRGDKIEEAARHYSTALQISRELDNLQNQAAVLANFGILFLHLKARILAEMFLQKSMTLYSGLSIFENGANFIYVLIMLGSHYITGGDKENGRCYYEWALLVAMESDHLEGQLHAVQLLCHFYKTLAVNEAQCIIYNEYQLSLAKKLSDKVLEGQVLETISQLYLSLGTERACRSALEYTKRSLGIFIDLQSKEREARAWLMAGKIYYILEQNELVDLYIQVAQNVALCTGDPHLGMQLYEASGDIFFNGARDRNKATTFYRGIS
- the SH3TC1 gene encoding SH3 domain and tetratricopeptide repeat-containing protein 1 isoform X1, whose translation is MMDPDDVHTVPTYSKVHRLHPIAEDELEDKEAVVAPANQSPPEDKNQENLEEHTNGGSQESGLRAAVPSSRSIVASMKKVISSLGPNAASSVPDFIHINDCFIERSEKIPDQTESFMSDLNIHLVMVRGGVPDSQLQAELRNRLRLLENDSKDVAAVFCELSARLLSIESDKDLITVTFRTFEEIWKFSTYYSLGFLDHCMENIFLDQSFWLTSPEEEDVGIQVLLNEGSLSLIYKSLLMEEGMYFVLCSDNSIQQAVVVDGTVQIIQTSVAADGPSTAWTETDPLSPRTVTEPLCPFHQWFLKTNVNSDLMDKADSGSGNQTVYTGWVEAIVNHESDAPDEIEYQSGDMVEIITTYIECMEWFVGRNVTTGSVGFVRTCNMKPYMSENGQNSTYFPINDSGLSKNSAEEDFDFEAAKTLLQRLSHSDVYHLYKLDQFEESEICQNKENLHGITSCDTSNLKEKLETFMSSSVTCPPCLDTSSDFQDTSSIPSPSQTPLDEYEEPIFYIHAEEENHDSLQPLLLFLNSEQYQPSFQKLYDVAYTFLQTSFHGYSEEEELVRYLSIARGAAKKSCMKWAQARICFLLGRLCTKKNKFSQARVYLEEAMGVINGDFSDIFLFTTVYMNLNAIYLKQKSKEKCCQMIDKSSALLLGLQNYISITDMESSFLKYAMKKAILSQDQKTEIKVCQLLVKTFIDLRQHNEALPFIERLQTLDNSMDYTKRSSSGYYFQLADIYTKKCLPNLTLSCVKVASPTSCSIMDSLKRISVITENTSSPHGVRRKGQIFPSQVAYHLRQALKSVVTDQDRKLCCFIYLSLSDMCSRQKLYKEARSYIMKAMEAFPMDATYRADILVSLAWLYLLDRENDVALDLLSRVVSLSSCTQHQFGIAHNLLGIALRRGDKIEEAARHYSTALQISRELDNLQNQAAVLANFGILFLHLKARILAEMFLQKSMTLYSGLSIFENGANFIYVLIMLGSHYITGGDKENGRCYYEWALLVAMESDHLEGQLHAVQLLCHFYKTLAVNEAQCIIYNEYQLSLAKKLSDKVLEGQVLETISQLYLSLGTERACRSALEYTKRSLGIFIDLQSKEREARAWLMAGKIYYILEQNELVDLYIQVAQNVALCTGDPHLGMQLYEASGDIFFNGARDRNKATTFYRDCALPLAVKTENVTAELRLCNKLTEILMSVKSYEEALEHAKMALVLSVNLGNQLNERVSYHRLAGIYSHLNQSELAEHFYLKALSLCSSPLELEEESVYYMKVYLVLGDIIFYDLKDPYDAAGYYHLALAAAMDLGNKKSQLKIYTRLAVIYHNFLVDREKSLYFYQKARTFATELNVRRINLSPGQKCQNLVRTHSH
- the SH3TC1 gene encoding SH3 domain and tetratricopeptide repeat-containing protein 1 isoform X5, producing the protein MYFVLCSDNSIQQAVVVDGTVQIIQTSVAADGPSTAWTETDPLSPRTVTEPLCPFHQWFLKTNVNSDLMDKADSGSGNQTVYTGWVEAIVNHESDAPDEIEYQSGDMVEIITTYIECMEWFVGRNVTTGSVGFVRTCNMKPYMSENGQNSTYFPINDSGLSKNSAEEDFDFEAAKTLLQRLSHSDVYHLYKLDQFEESEICQNKENLHGITSCDTSNLKEKLETFMSSSVTCPPCLDTSSDFQDTSSIPSPSQTPLDEYEEPIFYIHAEEENHDSLQPLLLFLNSEQYQPSFQKLYDVAYTFLQTSFHGYSEEEELVRYLSIARGAAKKSCMKWAQARICFLLGRLCTKKNKFSQARVYLEEAMGVINGDFSDIFLFTTVYMNLNAIYLKQKSKEKCCQMIDKSSALLLGLQNYISITDMESSFLKYAMKKAILSQDQKTEIKVCQLLVKTFIDLRQHNEALPFIERLQTLDNSMDYTKRSSSGYYFQLADIYTKKCLPNLTLSCVKVASPTSCSIMDSLKRISVITENTSSPHGVRRKGQIFPSQVAYHLRQALKSVVTDQDRKLCCFIYLSLSDMCSRQKLYKEARSYIMKAMEAFPMDATYRADILVSLAWLYLLDRENDVALDLLSRVVSLSSCTQHQFGIAHNLLGIALRRGDKIEEAARHYSTALQISRELDNLQNQAAVLANFGILFLHLKARILAEMFLQKSMTLYSGLSIFENGANFIYVLIMLGSHYITGGDKENGRCYYEWALLVAMESDHLEGQLHAVQLLCHFYKTLAVNEAQCIIYNEYQLSLAKKLSDKVLEGQVLETISQLYLSLGTERACRSALEYTKRSLGIFIDLQSKEREARAWLMAGKIYYILEQNELVDLYIQVAQNVALCTGDPHLGMQLYEASGDIFFNGARDRNKATTFYRDCALPLAVKTENVTAELRLCNKLTEILMSVKSYEEALEHAKMALVLSVNLGNQLNERVSYHRLAGIYSHLNQSELAEHFYLKALSLCSSPLELEEESVYYMKVYLVLGDIIFYDLKDPYDAAGYYHLALAAAMDLGNKKSQLKIYTRLAVIYHNFLVDREKSLYFYQKARTFATELNVRRINLSPGQKCQNLVRTHSH
- the SH3TC1 gene encoding SH3 domain and tetratricopeptide repeat-containing protein 1 isoform X3; its protein translation is MMDPDDVHTVPTYSKVHRLHPIAEDELEDKEAVVAPANQSPPEDKNQENLEEHTNGGSQESGLRAAVPSSRSIVASMKKVISSLGPNAASSVPDFIHINDCFIERSEKIPDQTESFMSDLNIHLVMVRGGVPDSQLQAELRNRLRLLENDSKDVAAVFCELSARLLSIESDKDLITVTFRTFEEIWKFSTYYSLGFLDHCMENIFLDQSFWLTSPEEEDVGIQVLLNEGSLSLIYKSLLMEEGMYFVLCSDNSIQQAVVVDGTVQIIQTSVAADGPSTAWTETDPLSPRTVTEPLCPFHQWFLKTNVNSDLMDKADSGSGNQTVYTGWVEAIVNHESDAPDEIEYQSGDMVEIITTYIECMEWFVGRNVTTGSVGFVRTCNMKPYMSENGQNSTYFPINDSGLSKNSAEEDFDFEAAKTLLQRLSHSDVYHLYKLDQFEESEICQNKENLHGITSCDTSNLKEKLETFMSSSVTCPPCLDTSSDFQDTSSIPSPSQTPLDEYEEPIFYIHAEEENHDSLQPLLLFLNSEQYQPSFQKLYDVAYTFLQTSFHGYSEEEELVRYLSIARGAAKKSCMKWAQARICFLLGRLCTKKNKFSQARVYLEEAMGVINGDFSDIFLFTTVYMNLNAIYLKQKSKEKCCQMIDKSSALLLGLQNYISITDMESSFLKYAMKKAILSQDQKTEIKVCQLLVKTFIDLRQHNEALPFIERLQTLDNSMDYTKRSSSGYYFQLADIYTKKCLPNLTLSCVKVASPTSCSIMDSLKRISVITENTSSPHGVRRKGQIFPSQVAYHLRQALKSVVTDQDRKLCCFIYLSLSDMCSRQKLYKEARSYIMKAMEAFPMDATYRADILVSLAWLYLLDRENDVALDLLSRVVSLSSCTQHQFGIAHNLLGIALRRGDKIEEAARHYSTALQISRELDNLQNQAAVLANFGILFLHLKARILAEMFLQKSMTLYSGLSIFENGANFIYVLIMLGSHYITGGDKENGRCYYEWALLVAMESDHLEGQLHAVQLLCHFYKTLAVNEAQCIIYNEYQLSLAKKLSDKVLEGQVLETISQLYLSLGTERACRSALEYTKRSLGIFIDLQSKEREARAWLMAGKIYYILEQNELVDLYIQVAQNVALCTGDPHLGMQLYEASGDIFFNGARDRNKATTFYRASTIYYMFCPIGL